In Ahaetulla prasina isolate Xishuangbanna chromosome 5, ASM2864084v1, whole genome shotgun sequence, the following are encoded in one genomic region:
- the LOC131199968 gene encoding uncharacterized protein K02A2.6-like yields the protein MSGYTPPAPFDPAKEKWGSYMARFECFLEANELQGVSDNRKRAYFLSHCGPEVFDTAESLAEPTPVQSVPWQTLQTLLKGHFAPTPSKYVQRFEFGERRQQEGESISAYMAALRKASKHCEYRDLDEKKIFTKAKIEGVPCRLEVDTGSSITIMSWDTLVRALPAIAKRKLQPQKLKVQDYQGNRIPIRGVTSVHVEYGQYKKTLPITIVDGTLPSLLGLDWFRALGMGVTGIFRNEVDLKDALVKEFGDVFRDCLGKYTGTPISFNLDPQVAPIRLKARRVPFALKPRIDRELDKLVNQGILVPVDHAKWETPIVTPVKPDGSVRICADYKATLNKALQKSAYPVPVVQHLLHSMGQGQVFAKLDLAQAYQQLPVDSSTAEAQTIVTHRGAFKCTRLQFGVSVAPGLFQNLMERLLQGLPGVVPYFDDVLVSAENLEELGVRLRKVLGIFRSAGLTVKLNKCQIGVESVEFLGYRIDREGIHPTESKVRAIRKAPVPKNKTELQAFLGLVNFYAVFLRNKATVAEPLHKLLAKTAAWSWGKAEARAFEGVKNLLTSDSLLIQYNGTLPLVLSCDASPYGVGAVLSHRLPNGTEAPIAYYSRTMSSTERNYSQLDKEALAIVSGVKKFHEYVFGRDFEIITDHRPLLGLLAGDRPTPVALSPRLTRWTIFLAAYSYKLLHRPGKELGNADALSRCPLPETIEDPTPGIPVLLIDSLDSGPVTSKEVARASYKDITIRTVIGWVQRGWPAAPGERFKEFVKKRGELSAQGGCLLWGDRVVIPEKLRKKVLDLLHEGHPGIVRMKGLARSYVWWPLMDSEIAENLVWAHNYSEGPTWLAGTILEITGPKSYLIELEDGRVWKRHIDQIRKRITGNTESDETCPDYSMLESTADSNPGLTRDLSECREVQRRQLVHPVGSIGSQPSRKTNPTI from the exons atgtccggctacacaccgccagcgccattcgacccagccaaggaaaaatgggggtcatacatggctcgtttcgagtgtttcctcgaggcgaacgaacttcaaggagtttcagacaacaggaaacgagcgtatttcctgagccactgcggtccagaagttttcgacaccgcagaatccctggcggagccaacgccggtacagtcggtaccgtggcaaaccctgcagactttattgaaaggccattttgcaccaacgccgtccaagtacgtgcaacggttcgagttcggggagcgcagacagcaagagggcgagtccatcagcgcatacatggccgccctgaggaaagcctcaaaacattgcgagtaccgagacttggatgag aaaaaaatctttacaaaggcaaagattgagggggtgccgtgccgattggaggtggacaccggctcatcgatcacgatcatgtcctgggacactctcgtgagagccttacccgccatcgcaaagcgcaagctgcaaccacagaaattaaaggtacaagactaccaagggaatcgcatccccatccgaggggtaacgtccgtccacgtcgagtatggacaatacaagaaaactctgcccatcaccatcgtcgatgggaccctgccaagcttgttgggactggactggttccgagcattgggcatgggagtgactggaattttCAGAAACGaggtcgacctcaaagacgcactcgtgaaagaatttggggacgttttcagagactgcctgggcaagtacacggggacccctatctcgtttaacctagacccccaagttgcccctatccgtctaaaggctagaagggtcccgttcgccctaaagcccaggattgaccgggaactggacaagctagtaaaccagggaattctagtgccagtagaccatgctaagtgggagacccctatagtcaccccagtcaaaccggatgggtcggtccggatttgcgctgactacaaggcaacgcttaacaaagcgttgcaaaagagtgcttaccccgttccggtggtacagcacttactgcactcaatggggcaagggcaagtttttgccaagctagacttggcccaagcctatcaacagctgcccgtagatagcagcacagccgaagcgcagacaattgtgacgcacagaggggcttttaagtgtacccggttacagtttggggttagtgtggctccagggttatttcagaacctaatggagcggctgttacagggcctaccaggggtggtaccatactttgacgatgtactggtatccgctgaaaatctagaggaattaggggtcaggctgcgaaaagttttgggcattttccggtctgccggtctcacggttaaactgaacaaatgccagatcggggttgagtctgtggaattcctgggctaccggatagacagggaagggattcaccccactgagagcaaggtacgggccatcaggaaggccccggttccaaagaacaaaacggagttacaggcattcttaggtctggtcaacttctacgcagtattcttaaggaataaggcaacagtagccgagccgctgcataaattactagcaaagacggctgcatggtcttggggaaaggcggaagctagggcattcgaaggggtaaagaatctcctaacgagtgatagcctccttatccaatacaatggcacgctgccattagtgttaagctgcgatgcatctccctatggggtgggggctgtgctcagccacaggttaccaaatggcacagaagcccctattgcatactactcccgaaccatgtcatcaactgaaaggaattatagccagcttgataaggaagccttggctatagtctcaggagtaaagaaattccatgaatatgtatttggtcgtgattttgaaatcatcacggaccatagacctttgctaggtctgttggcaggcgaccgcccaacgcccgtggcactttcgcccagactgacccggtggactatcttcctggcagcgtattcctacaaattactacaccggccaggaaaggaattagggaatgcagacgccctgagcagatgcccgttaccagagactatcgaagaccccactccggggataccagttctgctaattgactctttggactctggcccagtcacatccaaagaggtggctcgggcttcgtataaggacattacaataagaactgtgattggttgggtacaaagaggttggcccgctgcgccgggcgagcggtttaaagagtttgtaaaaaaacgtggggaactctcggctcaaggggggtgcctgctatggggggatcgagtggtgatcccggagaaattgagaaaaaaggtattggatctccttcacgaaggccacccagggatcgtgagaatgaagggtctagcgagaagctatgtgtggtggcccttaatggactcggaaattgctgaaa acctagtgtgggcacacaactacagcgagggcccaacctggttagcaggaacaatcctagaaataacaggaccaaagtcatatctaatagagttggaggatggccgggtatggaagcgccacatagaccagataagaaaacgcataacaggtaatacagaatcagacgaaacatgccctgactattcaatgttggaatccacagctgactcaaacccggggctaacgcgggacttatctgagtgccgggaggtccagcgacgccaactggttcatcc